In one Pseudomonas tensinigenes genomic region, the following are encoded:
- a CDS encoding NAD(P)/FAD-dependent oxidoreductase, producing MKIAIVGSGIAGLTCAYLLNRRHEVTVFEAGDWVGGHTHTVPVTVDGRQYAVDTGFIVFNDWTYPNFIRLLGQLGVAFKPTEMSFSVTDPDTGLEYNGNNLNSLFAQRSNLLSPGFWGMLRDILRFNKEAQRDLVELRIAADTTLDEYLKAGGYGERFILHYIVPMGSAIWSMPMAEMLNFPLQFFVRFFKNHGLLSVSDRPQWQVIEGGSSAYIAPLTAAFKERIRLNCPVARVDRDVHGVVIHSPAGLEHFDQVVFACHSDQALKLLAVPSEAERAILGALPYADNEVVLHTDTRLLPTRKLAWASWNYRLCGAGHTHAAVTYDMNILQGIQSDTTFCVSLNQSAGISPDKVLARYTYAHPQFSLAAVAAQNRWSELDGAQHTHYCGAYWANGFHEDGVVSALRVAAAFGETL from the coding sequence ATGAAAATCGCCATCGTCGGCAGCGGGATCGCCGGGCTGACCTGCGCCTACCTGCTCAATCGCCGCCATGAAGTCACGGTGTTCGAGGCTGGCGACTGGGTTGGTGGCCACACGCACACGGTGCCGGTGACCGTCGATGGCCGCCAATATGCGGTGGACACCGGTTTCATCGTGTTCAACGACTGGACCTACCCGAATTTCATCCGCCTGCTCGGGCAGCTCGGCGTGGCGTTCAAGCCGACCGAAATGAGTTTCTCGGTGACCGACCCGGACACCGGCCTGGAATACAACGGCAACAACCTCAACAGCCTCTTCGCCCAGCGCAGCAATTTGTTGTCGCCGGGGTTCTGGGGCATGTTGCGCGACATTCTGCGCTTCAACAAAGAAGCCCAGCGCGACCTGGTTGAACTGCGCATCGCCGCTGACACAACCCTTGACGAGTACCTCAAGGCTGGCGGTTACGGCGAACGGTTCATCCTGCATTACATCGTGCCGATGGGCTCGGCGATCTGGTCGATGCCGATGGCGGAAATGCTCAATTTCCCGCTGCAGTTTTTCGTACGTTTTTTCAAGAACCATGGACTGTTGTCGGTCAGTGATCGGCCGCAATGGCAAGTCATCGAAGGCGGCTCCAGCGCTTACATCGCGCCGCTGACGGCCGCGTTCAAGGAAAGGATTCGTCTCAATTGCCCGGTAGCCCGGGTTGATCGTGACGTGCATGGCGTAGTTATCCACAGCCCGGCAGGCCTCGAACACTTCGATCAGGTGGTGTTCGCCTGTCACAGTGATCAAGCGTTGAAACTGCTGGCGGTCCCAAGCGAAGCCGAACGCGCGATCCTCGGCGCCCTGCCCTACGCCGACAACGAAGTGGTGCTGCACACCGACACGCGCTTGTTGCCGACACGCAAACTCGCCTGGGCGAGCTGGAACTATCGGCTCTGCGGCGCCGGCCACACCCACGCCGCCGTCACCTACGACATGAACATTCTGCAGGGCATTCAGAGCGACACCACGTTCTGCGTCAGCCTCAATCAGAGTGCCGGCATCAGCCCGGACAAAGTGCTCGCCCGTTACACCTACGCCCACCCGCAATTCAGCCTCGCGGCGGTGGCAGCACAAAATCGCTGGAGTGAACTGGATGGCGCGCAGCACACGCATTATTGCGGCGCCTATTGGGCCAACGGTTTCCATGAGGACGGTGTCGTCAGCGCCTTGCGCGTGGCCGCCGCGTTCGGGGAGACCTTATGA
- a CDS encoding DUF1365 domain-containing protein — protein sequence MNSALYSGWIGHRRFSPRRHEFRYRIGLLYLDLSEQDAVLALSPLAGRSRFAPFSFRETDYLKTFTGRGIRLIDAVRQQVGIAIGHEPQGSICLLTQARSWGLSFNPVSFFYCHEADGQLAAIVCEVTNTPWRERYHYVLPARTPVDLRDFHQHFAVAKAFHVSPFLPRDLEYRMSFSPAAQTLGVHMADWQGEHKLFDATLNLQRESLDRHSLHRYLRRFPWMTAKTALAIYWQALRLLLKRAPIFAHQTADGSFQTATVPPKEHRHEIL from the coding sequence ATGAACAGCGCCCTGTACAGCGGCTGGATCGGCCATCGGCGCTTCTCGCCGCGCCGCCATGAGTTCCGCTATCGGATCGGTTTGCTCTACCTCGACCTCAGCGAGCAGGACGCCGTGCTTGCACTGTCGCCGCTGGCCGGGCGCAGTCGCTTTGCGCCGTTTTCATTTCGCGAGACCGACTACCTGAAGACCTTCACCGGCCGTGGCATACGCCTGATCGATGCCGTGCGTCAGCAGGTCGGCATCGCCATCGGCCATGAACCGCAAGGCTCGATCTGCCTGCTGACCCAGGCGCGTAGCTGGGGGTTGTCGTTCAACCCGGTGAGTTTCTTTTATTGCCATGAAGCCGACGGGCAACTGGCGGCGATTGTCTGCGAAGTCACCAACACGCCATGGCGCGAGCGTTATCACTATGTGCTTCCAGCGCGCACGCCCGTCGACCTGCGGGACTTTCACCAGCACTTCGCCGTGGCCAAGGCCTTTCACGTTTCGCCGTTTTTGCCGCGCGATCTCGAATACCGCATGAGCTTCAGCCCCGCCGCGCAAACCCTCGGCGTGCACATGGCCGACTGGCAGGGCGAGCACAAGCTGTTCGACGCGACGCTCAATCTGCAACGCGAAAGCCTCGATCGCCACAGCTTGCACCGTTACTTGCGCCGCTTTCCGTGGATGACCGCGAAAACCGCCTTGGCGATTTATTGGCAGGCGCTGCGACTGCTGCTTAAACGCGCACCGATCTTTGCTCATCAGACTGCCGACGGCAGCTTTCAAACCGCCACTGTGCCTCCCAAGGAGCACCGCCATGAAATCCTCTAG
- a CDS encoding SAM-dependent methyltransferase, giving the protein MKSSSLSVSRLSTNGLTGSLLRRGVLRQLAQLKHGQLLVVEDGERLMFGAPGSALLGEIHVLDSAVWGMVAGNGSIGAGEAFIHGYWSSPDLTAVVRVFVSNLDVLDAMEGGLARLGRPLVQGLHWLNRNTRKGSQKNIAAHYDLGNDLFEQFLDPTMMYSAAQFLTPEDSLEQAQLNKLERICQKLALKPGDHLLEIGTGWGSMALYAAQNYGCRVTTTTLSKEQYAFTAQRIEQLGLQDQVTLLLKDYRDLTGEYDKLVSIEMIEAVGHRFLPTYFKQCAHLLKSNGLMLIQAITIREQRYEQAKRGVDFIQRYIFPGGALPCVQKMLEVVGRDTDMNLLHMEDFGLHYAKTLRLWHENFRRAHGRLTELGYDDYFLRLWEFYLCYCEGGFLERTIGTAQLLLAKPAAMTAPLLGRFDA; this is encoded by the coding sequence ATGAAATCCTCTAGTCTGTCGGTCAGCCGGCTCAGCACCAACGGTCTGACCGGGTCGTTGCTGCGCCGTGGTGTGTTGCGCCAACTGGCGCAGCTCAAACACGGACAATTGCTGGTGGTCGAGGATGGCGAACGGCTGATGTTCGGTGCGCCGGGCAGTGCCTTGCTCGGGGAAATCCACGTGCTCGACTCGGCGGTCTGGGGCATGGTTGCCGGTAATGGTTCGATTGGTGCCGGTGAGGCGTTTATCCACGGCTATTGGAGTTCACCGGATCTGACGGCGGTGGTACGCGTGTTCGTCAGCAATCTCGACGTGCTCGATGCCATGGAGGGCGGCCTGGCACGTCTCGGCCGGCCGTTGGTGCAAGGTCTGCACTGGCTCAATCGCAATACGCGCAAGGGTTCGCAGAAAAATATCGCCGCGCACTACGACCTTGGCAACGATCTGTTCGAACAGTTTCTCGACCCGACCATGATGTATTCGGCGGCGCAGTTCCTTACGCCCGAAGACAGCCTGGAGCAGGCTCAGTTGAATAAGCTGGAGCGCATCTGCCAGAAACTCGCGCTCAAACCCGGCGACCATTTGCTCGAGATCGGCACCGGTTGGGGCAGCATGGCGCTCTACGCCGCACAAAATTACGGTTGCCGCGTCACCACCACGACCCTCTCGAAAGAGCAGTACGCGTTTACCGCGCAGCGCATTGAACAACTCGGTTTGCAAGATCAGGTCACGCTGTTGCTCAAGGACTACCGCGACCTCACCGGCGAATACGACAAACTGGTGTCGATCGAGATGATCGAAGCGGTCGGTCACCGCTTCCTGCCGACTTACTTCAAACAGTGCGCGCATTTGCTCAAAAGCAACGGCCTGATGCTGATCCAGGCAATCACCATCCGCGAACAGCGCTACGAACAGGCCAAGCGCGGCGTCGACTTTATCCAGCGTTACATCTTCCCCGGCGGCGCCCTGCCCTGCGTGCAGAAAATGCTCGAAGTGGTCGGCCGCGACACCGACATGAACCTGCTGCACATGGAAGATTTCGGCCTGCATTACGCAAAAACCCTGCGCCTGTGGCATGAGAACTTCCGCCGCGCCCATGGCCGTCTCACCGAACTGGGCTATGACGATTATTTCCTGCGGCTGTGGGAGTTTTACCTGTGTTACTGCGAGGGCGGTTTCCTCGAACGCACCATCGGCACCGCGCAACTGTTGCTGGCCAAACCGGCCGCGATGACTGCGCCGCTGCTCGGACGCTTCGATGCTTGA
- a CDS encoding DUF2878 domain-containing protein — protein sequence MLERVANAVLFQIGWLICVLGGNSLWLLVALAVLVIHLCWISSWAAEGRLMLSVVIVGTAVDSVLRALGVFEFQDLSPLIPLWLMLLWALLATTLRHCLAWSARPWWLASSLGAVGGALSYYAGGRLAGVQFPYGELPTLIGIGLLWALLFPLLHVMARRLSH from the coding sequence ATGCTTGAGCGTGTCGCCAATGCCGTATTGTTCCAGATCGGCTGGCTGATCTGCGTGCTCGGCGGCAACAGTTTGTGGCTGCTGGTGGCGCTGGCGGTGCTGGTCATCCATCTGTGCTGGATCAGCAGTTGGGCGGCCGAGGGTCGTCTGATGTTGAGCGTGGTGATTGTCGGCACGGCGGTGGACAGCGTTTTGCGCGCTTTGGGCGTATTCGAATTTCAGGACTTGTCGCCGCTGATTCCACTGTGGCTGATGCTGTTGTGGGCGCTGCTCGCGACCACTTTGCGCCACTGCCTGGCATGGAGCGCCCGGCCGTGGTGGCTGGCGAGTTCACTGGGTGCCGTCGGCGGCGCATTGTCTTACTACGCCGGCGGGCGGCTGGCAGGCGTGCAATTTCCCTACGGCGAGTTGCCCACCCTGATCGGCATCGGCCTGCTCTGGGCGCTGCTGTTTCCGCTGTTGCATGTGATGGCCCGGCGATTAAGCCACTGA
- a CDS encoding YkgJ family cysteine cluster protein has translation MKTIPHQQITEPAVTCSTCAACCCQLEVMLITDTGVPDRFIDTDEWGGEVMLRLDDGWCAALDRDSMMCTIYEKRPLICREFEMGAPECIEERKGITTAYR, from the coding sequence ATGAAGACCATTCCCCACCAACAAATCACTGAACCGGCAGTCACCTGCTCGACCTGCGCGGCGTGCTGTTGCCAGCTCGAAGTGATGCTGATCACCGACACTGGCGTGCCTGATCGCTTTATCGATACCGATGAGTGGGGCGGCGAAGTCATGCTGCGTCTGGACGACGGCTGGTGTGCAGCGCTGGATCGCGACAGCATGATGTGCACGATCTATGAGAAACGCCCGCTGATCTGCCGCGAGTTCGAAATGGGCGCGCCGGAGTGCATTGAAGAGCGCAAAGGCATCACGACTGCCTACCGCTGA
- a CDS encoding acyloxyacyl hydrolase gives MKRLFCLAAIAAALMGQSFTAQAAGVEFAVGATSDSTMTYRLGMNFDWDKSWLQSDVGRLTGYWSGAYTYWEGDKTSSNNSLSFSPVFVYEFAGQSVKPYIEAGIGVAAFSNTKYESNNLGGSFQFEDRLGFGLRFNGGHEVGIRATHYSNAGLASDNDGVESYSLHYTLPL, from the coding sequence GTGAAGCGACTATTCTGCTTGGCCGCGATTGCGGCCGCACTGATGGGGCAAAGTTTTACTGCACAAGCGGCAGGTGTTGAGTTTGCGGTGGGGGCCACCAGCGATTCGACCATGACGTACCGCCTGGGCATGAATTTCGATTGGGACAAGAGCTGGCTGCAGAGTGATGTCGGTCGCCTGACCGGTTACTGGAGCGGTGCTTATACCTATTGGGAAGGTGACAAGACATCCAGTAACAACAGCCTGTCGTTCTCGCCGGTATTTGTTTACGAGTTTGCCGGTCAGTCGGTCAAACCGTACATCGAAGCGGGGATCGGCGTGGCGGCCTTCTCTAACACCAAGTACGAATCCAACAATCTCGGCGGCTCTTTCCAGTTTGAAGACCGCCTCGGTTTTGGTCTGCGTTTCAATGGCGGGCATGAAGTCGGAATTCGTGCGACGCACTATTCCAACGCTGGTCTTGCCAGTGACAACGACGGTGTAGAAAGTTACTCGCTGCATTACACACTGCCGCTGTAA
- the murI gene encoding glutamate racemase — MREAPIGVFDSGVGGLSVLAEIQRLLPNESLLYVADCGHIPYGEKTPEFIRQRCSVMAGFFREQGAKALVIACNTATVSGVADLRRDFPDWPLVGMEPAVKPAAAATRSGVVGVLATTGTLQSAKFAALLDRFATDVRVITQPCPGLVELIESGDLHSAELRQLLQGYVEPLLASGCDTIILGCTHYPFLKPMLKLMIPADISLIDTGAAVARQLQRLLAERDLLAAGPNQPVRFWTSADPEYFKNILPLLGQNAGEVQNFDL; from the coding sequence ATGCGTGAAGCGCCGATCGGCGTGTTCGACTCCGGTGTCGGCGGCTTGTCGGTGCTGGCGGAAATCCAGCGTTTGCTACCCAATGAATCACTGCTCTATGTCGCCGATTGCGGGCACATTCCCTACGGAGAGAAAACCCCGGAGTTCATCCGTCAGCGCTGCAGTGTGATGGCCGGGTTTTTCCGTGAGCAAGGCGCCAAGGCCTTGGTCATCGCGTGCAATACCGCGACGGTCTCGGGTGTCGCCGATCTACGCCGTGATTTTCCCGACTGGCCGCTTGTCGGTATGGAGCCTGCGGTCAAACCTGCCGCCGCCGCGACCCGCAGTGGGGTGGTCGGCGTGCTCGCCACCACCGGCACATTGCAGAGCGCCAAGTTCGCAGCACTGCTTGATCGCTTTGCCACCGATGTACGCGTGATCACCCAGCCATGCCCCGGTCTGGTCGAGCTGATTGAAAGCGGCGATCTGCACAGCGCCGAGTTGCGCCAGTTGCTGCAAGGTTATGTCGAGCCACTGTTGGCCAGCGGTTGCGACACGATCATTCTGGGTTGCACTCACTATCCCTTTCTCAAGCCGATGCTCAAGTTGATGATCCCTGCGGACATCAGTCTGATCGATACCGGTGCTGCTGTAGCGCGGCAACTTCAGCGGCTTTTGGCTGAGCGCGATTTGCTCGCTGCCGGCCCGAACCAACCGGTCAGATTCTGGACCAGCGCCGATCCTGAGTACTTTAAAAACATCCTGCCACTGCTCGGACAAAACGCTGGTGAAGTGCAAAACTTCGACTTGTAA
- a CDS encoding molybdopterin-synthase adenylyltransferase MoeB — protein MLNDQELLRYSRQILLQHIDIDGQLKLKASRVLIVGLGGLGAPVALYLAAAGVGELRLADFDTVDLTNLQRQIIHDTDSVGMSKVDSALKRLTAINPEIQLIPHRQALDEDSLAAAVAAVDLVLDCSDNFSTREAVNAACVAACKPLVSGAAIRLEGQLSVFDPRRAESPCYHCLYGHGSEAELTCSEAGVVGPLVGLVGSLQALEALKVLVGFGEPLVGRLLLIDALGSRFRELRVKRDPGCSVCGSRHA, from the coding sequence GTGCTGAATGATCAGGAATTGCTGCGCTACAGCCGGCAGATTCTGCTGCAACACATCGACATCGACGGGCAGTTGAAGCTCAAAGCCAGTCGCGTGCTGATCGTCGGGCTCGGCGGTCTCGGTGCGCCGGTTGCGTTGTACCTCGCAGCGGCGGGTGTCGGTGAGTTGCGTCTGGCGGATTTCGACACGGTCGATCTGACCAACCTGCAACGCCAGATCATCCATGACACCGACAGCGTCGGCATGAGCAAGGTCGACTCGGCGCTCAAGCGTCTGACCGCGATCAATCCCGAGATCCAACTGATTCCTCATCGTCAGGCGCTCGACGAGGATTCTCTCGCCGCCGCCGTGGCTGCGGTGGATCTGGTGCTCGACTGTTCCGATAATTTCTCCACCCGCGAAGCCGTCAACGCTGCGTGCGTAGCTGCGTGCAAACCGTTGGTCAGCGGCGCGGCGATTCGACTCGAAGGGCAGTTGTCGGTGTTCGACCCGCGTCGAGCCGAGAGCCCTTGCTACCACTGTTTATACGGCCACGGCAGCGAAGCTGAACTGACCTGCAGCGAGGCCGGTGTGGTCGGGCCGCTGGTCGGTCTGGTCGGCAGCTTGCAGGCGCTGGAAGCGTTGAAAGTATTGGTCGGTTTCGGCGAACCGCTGGTGGGTCGCTTGCTGTTGATCGATGCTCTCGGTTCGCGCTTCCGCGAGTTGCGCGTCAAGCGTGATCCGGGTTGCAGCGTCTGTGGTTCGCGCCATGCGTGA
- the prmC gene encoding peptide chain release factor N(5)-glutamine methyltransferase, protein MTIIASLLRAAELPDSPTARLDAELLLAAALGKSRSFLHTWPERIVPSEAALTFAEYLQRRRSGEPVAYILGQQGFWKLDLEVAPHTLIPRPDTELLVEAALELLPATAAKVLDLGTGSGAIALALASERPAWKVTAVDRVLEAVALAERNRQRLHLNNATVLNSHWFSALEGQRFQLIISNPPYIAAADPHLVEGDVRFEPASALVAGEDGLDDLRLIVDQAPAHLEAAGWLMLEHGYDQAEAVRDLLLTRGFEEVHSRTDLGGHQRISLGRLPC, encoded by the coding sequence ATGACCATCATCGCCAGCCTGTTGCGCGCCGCCGAATTGCCGGACTCGCCCACGGCGCGTCTGGATGCTGAATTGCTTCTGGCGGCGGCGCTGGGCAAGTCACGCAGTTTTCTGCACACCTGGCCCGAGCGCATCGTGCCGAGTGAAGCAGCGCTGACCTTTGCCGAATACCTGCAACGCCGCCGTAGCGGTGAGCCGGTGGCCTATATTCTCGGTCAGCAGGGTTTCTGGAAACTCGATCTGGAAGTCGCGCCGCACACGCTGATCCCGCGTCCGGACACTGAATTGCTGGTGGAAGCGGCGCTGGAATTGCTCCCCGCGACTGCGGCCAAAGTGCTCGACCTTGGCACCGGCAGCGGCGCGATCGCCTTGGCTCTGGCCAGCGAACGTCCTGCATGGAAAGTCACTGCAGTGGATCGTGTACTCGAAGCCGTAGCTTTGGCCGAGCGCAATCGCCAGCGCCTGCATCTGAACAACGCCACGGTGCTGAACAGCCATTGGTTCAGCGCGCTGGAAGGTCAGCGTTTCCAGTTGATCATCAGTAACCCGCCGTACATTGCTGCCGCCGACCCGCATCTGGTCGAGGGCGATGTGCGCTTCGAACCGGCCAGCGCGCTGGTTGCTGGTGAGGACGGGCTCGACGATCTGCGCTTGATCGTCGATCAGGCCCCGGCTCATCTGGAGGCCGCTGGCTGGCTGATGCTCGAGCACGGCTATGATCAAGCCGAAGCCGTACGCGACTTGCTGCTGACGCGCGGTTTTGAAGAAGTCCACAGCCGCACCGACCTGGGCGGTCATCAACGCATCAGTCTGGGGCGCCTGCCGTGCTGA
- the prfA gene encoding peptide chain release factor 1 produces MKASLLNKLDILQDRFEELTALLGDGEVIADQAKFRAYSKEYAELEPVVQGYKKLLSVQSDLEGAQALLKDSDPDMREMAVEEVREAKELLITLEADLQRMLLPKDPNDGRNVFLEIRAGTGGDEAAIFSGDLFRMYSRYAERRGWRVEILSENEGEHGGYKEVIARIEGDNVYGKLKFESGAHRVQRVPATESQGRIHTSACTVAVLPEPDEREAIEINPADLRVDTFRSSGAGGQHVNTTDSAIRITHIPTGTVVECQEERSQHKNRARAMAWLSAKLNDQQTAAAANAIASERKLLVGSGDRSERIRTYNFAQGRVTDHRVNLTLYSLDEILAGGVEAVIEPLLAEYQADQLAAIGE; encoded by the coding sequence ATGAAAGCGTCACTGCTCAATAAGCTGGACATCCTCCAGGACCGTTTCGAGGAACTGACCGCGCTGCTCGGCGACGGCGAAGTCATTGCCGATCAGGCCAAATTCCGCGCTTATTCCAAGGAATACGCCGAACTTGAGCCGGTGGTACAAGGCTATAAAAAGCTGCTCAGCGTACAAAGCGATCTTGAAGGCGCGCAGGCGCTGCTCAAGGACAGCGACCCGGACATGCGTGAAATGGCCGTGGAAGAAGTCCGCGAAGCCAAGGAATTGCTGATCACCCTGGAAGCCGACCTGCAACGCATGTTGCTGCCCAAGGATCCCAACGACGGCCGTAACGTCTTTCTCGAAATCCGTGCCGGCACCGGTGGCGACGAGGCGGCGATCTTCTCCGGCGACCTGTTCCGCATGTACTCGCGTTACGCCGAGCGGCGCGGCTGGCGTGTCGAGATCCTGTCGGAAAACGAAGGCGAACACGGTGGCTATAAAGAAGTCATCGCCCGCATCGAAGGCGACAACGTTTACGGCAAGCTGAAATTCGAATCCGGTGCGCACCGCGTACAGCGCGTGCCTGCTACCGAATCACAGGGCCGTATCCACACCTCGGCCTGCACCGTGGCGGTATTGCCCGAGCCGGACGAGCGCGAAGCCATCGAGATCAACCCGGCGGATTTGCGCGTCGATACGTTCCGCTCCTCCGGGGCCGGCGGTCAGCACGTTAACACTACCGACTCGGCGATCCGCATCACGCACATACCGACCGGCACTGTCGTCGAGTGTCAGGAAGAACGTTCCCAGCACAAGAACCGCGCTCGGGCGATGGCCTGGCTGTCGGCCAAACTCAACGATCAGCAAACCGCAGCGGCGGCCAACGCGATCGCCAGCGAGCGTAAATTGCTGGTTGGCTCGGGCGACCGTTCCGAGCGGATTCGCACCTATAACTTTGCTCAGGGCCGGGTCACTGACCATCGCGTCAACCTGACCCTGTACTCGCTGGATGAAATCCTCGCCGGTGGCGTTGAAGCGGTGATCGAGCCGTTGCTGGCCGAATATCAGGCTGACCAACTTGCAGCGATAGGTGAATAA
- the hemA gene encoding glutamyl-tRNA reductase, whose product MAFLALGINHKTASVDVRERVAFTPEQLVEALQQLCRLTDSREAAILSTCNRSELYIEQDQLSADIVLRWLADYHHLSLDELRASAYVHEDDAAVRHMMRVASGLDSLVLGEPQILGQMKSAYAVAREAGTIGPLLGRLFQATFNAAKQVRTDTAIGENPVSVAFAAVSLAKQIFSDLQRSQALLIGAGETITLVARHLHELGVKRIVVANRTLERASLLAEQFGAHAVLLSDIPAELVRSDIVISSTASQLPILGKGAVESALKLRKHKPIFMVDIAVPRDIEPEVGELDDVYLYSVDDLHEVVAENLKSRQGAAQAAEEMVSVGADDFMVRLRELAAVDVLKAYRQQSERLRDEELQKALRLLANGGNAEDVLGQLARGLTNKLLHAPSVQLKKLSAEGRLDALAMAQELFALEGSPDSFSDKKPQ is encoded by the coding sequence ATGGCCTTCCTTGCACTCGGTATCAACCACAAGACTGCTTCAGTAGACGTCCGCGAGCGCGTGGCTTTTACTCCTGAACAGCTGGTGGAGGCCTTGCAGCAGCTCTGCCGACTGACCGACAGCCGCGAAGCCGCGATCCTCTCCACCTGCAATCGCAGTGAGCTTTATATAGAACAGGATCAGCTTTCTGCCGATATCGTGCTGCGCTGGCTGGCCGACTATCACCATTTAAGCCTCGACGAGCTGCGTGCGAGTGCTTATGTGCATGAAGATGATGCGGCAGTTCGTCACATGATGCGTGTCGCCTCCGGGCTCGACTCGCTGGTGCTCGGCGAGCCGCAGATTCTCGGTCAGATGAAGTCGGCTTACGCCGTGGCCCGCGAAGCCGGCACCATCGGCCCGCTGTTGGGGCGACTGTTTCAGGCAACTTTCAATGCCGCCAAACAGGTGCGCACCGACACTGCCATCGGTGAAAACCCGGTATCGGTGGCGTTTGCCGCCGTCAGCCTGGCCAAGCAGATTTTCAGTGATTTGCAGCGCAGTCAGGCTCTGCTGATTGGCGCCGGCGAGACCATCACCTTGGTCGCCCGCCATTTGCACGAGCTGGGGGTCAAGCGCATCGTCGTCGCTAACCGCACGCTCGAACGCGCCAGTCTGCTCGCCGAACAGTTCGGCGCCCACGCGGTGTTGCTGTCGGACATCCCGGCAGAACTGGTGCGCAGCGATATCGTCATCAGTTCGACCGCCAGTCAGTTGCCGATCCTTGGCAAAGGCGCGGTGGAAAGTGCATTGAAGCTGCGCAAGCACAAACCGATCTTCATGGTCGACATCGCCGTTCCCCGGGATATCGAGCCGGAAGTCGGCGAGTTGGACGACGTTTACCTCTACAGCGTCGACGATCTCCACGAAGTGGTCGCCGAGAACCTCAAGAGTCGCCAGGGCGCAGCCCAAGCGGCGGAAGAGATGGTTTCGGTCGGCGCCGACGATTTCATGGTGCGCTTGCGCGAGCTGGCGGCGGTCGATGTGCTCAAGGCCTATCGTCAACAGAGCGAACGCCTGCGCGACGAAGAGCTGCAAAAAGCCCTGCGCCTGCTGGCCAATGGCGGCAACGCCGAAGACGTGCTCGGACAACTGGCCCGTGGCCTGACCAATAAACTGTTGCATGCGCCCAGTGTGCAACTGAAAAAGCTTTCTGCCGAAGGCCGCCTCGATGCGCTGGCCATGGCCCAGGAACTCTTTGCCCTCGAGGGCTCACCGGATAGCTTTTCGGATAAAAAACCGCAATGA